From Deltaproteobacteria bacterium:
CCTCGGCTGACCTCTACCAGTGCGCGTGAGCCTCGGGCCCCGTTAGCTCGAGGACCAAAAGGCCTCGCTCGAGGCGCGCCGGCACGCTGCAGCTCCGGGGCAGACCCGGTGTCCCCGTGAGCTCCACCGTGACGGGGCGATCCGCGCGGCCGAAACCATCCACGAACCGCAACGCGAGGCGCGCGCCGTCGAAGTCGCCGCGGAGCTCGCTGCGCGCGCCGGGGGCGAAGCCGTCGCCGTCGTCCTCGTACACCTGGCCGTGGAGCTCGGGGGCGAGCGGGGCGCGAAAGGCGAGCGGCGTCCAGCGCGCTGTCGTCGTGCACGGCGCGACGGCGGTCAGTGGCACGGCGCTCCCCGCGCGCTGGAAGAGCGGGATGCCGTCGAGCGGCGTCGGCGCGCTGACGTAGCTCGGACCCGAGGTCGCCGGACCGAGCTCGAAGGGTGCCCAGCCTCCCGCGGGGAGGTAGACCAGCCGTCGCCGTTGGCCGGGACGCAGCGCGGGCGCGACGAGGAGCTCGCGACCGAGGAGAAACTGGTCGTGCAGCTCCTGCACCTCGCCGTCGTCGGGGTACTCGAGCAGGAGGGGGCGCATCGGCGGCAGCCCGGTGCGGGAGGCCTCTTCCGCGAGCGTGTACAGGTACGGTAGCAGCCGATAGCGCAGCTCGAGCGCCGCGCGTACGGCCGAGAGGTAGGGCTCACCGAAGCACCAGGGCTCCTGGCGTCGCGTCCCGACGGCCGAGTGGTTGCGCATGAAGGGATAGAACGCGCCGAGGAAGCTCCAGCGCGCGAGCAGCTCACCGGTCGTGTCCGCGGAGAAGCCGCCCACGTCCGCGCCGGCGAACGGCACGCCCGAGAGCCCGAGGCCGAGGAGCGTGGGGATCGAGGCCTCGAGGTGCTCCCAGTAGCTGTGATTGTCGCCGGTCCAGACCCACGCGAAGCGCTGGATGCCCGCGCAGCCGCTGCGGGTGAGCACGAAGGGCCGCCGCTCGGGACGCAACCGGGAGAGGCCTTCGTGGGTCGCCTGACACATCTGCAGCCCGTACAGGTTGTGCACCTCGGCGTGCGAGCGCGCGCCGTGGCGGGCCGTCGGAGGGAGCGTCTTCCAGTCGGCATCGAGGCCGAAGCCACCGAAGGCGGCGGGCTCGTTCATGTCGTTCCAGATGCCGTCCACGCCGGCCTCGACGTAGCCGCGATGCTGCTCGCCCCAGTAGTGGCGCACGACGGGCCGCGTGAAGTCGGGCCAGACGGCGGGCTTCGGCCA
This genomic window contains:
- a CDS encoding alpha-glucosidase, giving the protein MHALRFDSVDLGSDAVELAGSSARARLTVPRPGVIRLLVWRRPEDAAKGSWVVISPPSTAGSPPALSARHVGDAVHLSAPDSPELLLSLDPFRLRWGALEVLGLEAGRLRPLGAAQTASRVQRETLTEERDGDALSGGLTLELADPPSRRYYGLGLRTGFLDRRGRVWTNWATDDMHHHPDKDPLYQSHPFVLALEGACAFGLFLDESWRTVFDLGATERDRSLIHTDGPTFDLYLIAGPSPKAVLARYTELVGRPPLPPLWALGQHQCRWGYFNGDAVRAVARGYRERNLPLEALWLDIDHLEGFKVFTLDEARFGPPRELPADLRALDVRTVAIVDPGVKVEPGYATYDAGRALGAFVTDSRGEELRGEVWPKPAVWPDFTRPVVRHYWGEQHRGYVEAGVDGIWNDMNEPAAFGGFGLDADWKTLPPTARHGARSHAEVHNLYGLQMCQATHEGLSRLRPERRPFVLTRSGCAGIQRFAWVWTGDNHSYWEHLEASIPTLLGLGLSGVPFAGADVGGFSADTTGELLARWSFLGAFYPFMRNHSAVGTRRQEPWCFGEPYLSAVRAALELRYRLLPYLYTLAEEASRTGLPPMRPLLLEYPDDGEVQELHDQFLLGRELLVAPALRPGQRRRLVYLPAGGWAPFELGPATSGPSYVSAPTPLDGIPLFQRAGSAVPLTAVAPCTTTARWTPLAFRAPLAPELHGQVYEDDGDGFAPGARSELRGDFDGARLALRFVDGFGRADRPVTVELTGTPGLPRSCSVPARLERGLLVLELTGPEAHAHW